Proteins co-encoded in one Novosphingobium sp. PP1Y genomic window:
- a CDS encoding acyl-CoA dehydrogenase family protein translates to MTEISRYALDMAERVEAFVREVVVPYEKDPRRDHHGAPTDELVMEMRGRARDAGVLTPHIKADGSHLTQRETAVVLIRSGLSPLGPLACNTMAPDEGNMYLIGHVGSPELKERFLKPLVDGSGRSAFFMTEPAEWGGAGSDPSMMKTTCRKDGNHWVVNGRKTFITGAQGAKVGIVMAASAEEDTKGGACMFLVDLPDPAIVIDEVPNTIDTSMPGGHATLTIKDMRIPADQMLGLPGEGFKYAQIRLSPARLSHCMRWLGCCIRAHEIATDYACRREAFSKTLIDHEGVGFMLAENKILIQQCELMIDWCASVLDTGSLGTVESSMAKVSVSEALMKIADNCIQVMGGTGVTERTIVEQVFREVRAFRIYDGPTEVHKWSLAKKIKRDWRKAQEAAKEAAGA, encoded by the coding sequence ATGACCGAGATTTCCCGATACGCCCTGGACATGGCCGAGCGGGTGGAAGCCTTTGTGCGCGAAGTTGTGGTGCCTTACGAGAAGGACCCGCGCCGCGACCACCACGGTGCGCCGACCGACGAACTGGTGATGGAGATGCGCGGGAGGGCCCGCGATGCCGGGGTACTTACGCCCCACATCAAGGCTGACGGTTCGCACTTGACCCAGCGCGAGACGGCCGTTGTCCTGATCAGGTCCGGCCTTTCGCCGCTCGGCCCGCTGGCGTGCAACACGATGGCCCCGGACGAGGGCAACATGTACCTCATCGGCCACGTCGGTTCGCCCGAGTTGAAGGAGCGCTTCCTCAAGCCGCTTGTCGACGGTTCGGGGCGCTCGGCCTTCTTCATGACCGAGCCGGCCGAATGGGGCGGTGCGGGCAGCGATCCCTCGATGATGAAGACGACCTGCCGCAAGGACGGCAACCACTGGGTCGTCAATGGCCGCAAGACCTTCATCACCGGTGCGCAGGGCGCGAAGGTCGGCATCGTCATGGCGGCCTCGGCGGAAGAGGATACCAAGGGCGGCGCCTGCATGTTCCTCGTCGACCTGCCCGATCCGGCGATCGTGATCGACGAAGTTCCCAATACCATCGACACCTCGATGCCCGGCGGTCATGCAACGCTGACCATCAAGGACATGCGCATCCCGGCCGACCAGATGCTCGGCCTTCCGGGCGAAGGCTTCAAGTATGCGCAGATCCGCCTTTCGCCTGCCCGCCTGTCGCACTGCATGCGCTGGCTTGGCTGCTGCATCCGCGCGCACGAGATCGCGACCGACTACGCCTGCCGCCGCGAGGCATTCAGCAAGACCCTGATCGACCACGAAGGCGTGGGCTTCATGCTGGCCGAGAACAAGATCCTCATCCAGCAGTGCGAGCTGATGATCGACTGGTGCGCCTCCGTGCTGGACACCGGCTCGCTGGGCACGGTGGAAAGCTCGATGGCCAAGGTCTCGGTGTCCGAGGCCCTGATGAAGATCGCCGACAACTGCATCCAGGTCATGGGCGGAACCGGCGTGACCGAACGCACCATCGTCGAGCAGGTCTTCCGCGAAGTGCGCGCCTTTCGCATCTACGACGGCCCCACCGAAGTCCACAAGTGGTCGCTTGCCAAGAAGATCAAGCGCGACTGGCGCAAGGCCCAGGAGGCAGCGAAGGAAGCGGCAGGGGCATGA
- a CDS encoding VOC family protein has product MTSSATPGPLKKLGEVIQLAYFPTDWDEAMKYWIETVGVGPFFVLNDVRLGEMKYKGEPTDAVFSMAIGYWGDIQIELIKTDSDAPSLYAGEYAVRDRLHHICVFVDDIQEARRACAEAGAQVIVEGKVGEDGEVIYVDPGKGPGHVIEYLQPMSGTEGLFQMMKDAARDWDGSDPIRVLQ; this is encoded by the coding sequence ATGACCAGTTCCGCTACTCCGGGACCGCTGAAGAAGCTGGGCGAAGTGATCCAGCTCGCCTATTTCCCGACAGACTGGGACGAGGCGATGAAATACTGGATCGAGACCGTCGGCGTCGGCCCGTTCTTTGTCCTCAATGACGTGCGCCTTGGCGAAATGAAGTACAAGGGTGAGCCCACCGATGCCGTCTTCTCCATGGCGATCGGGTACTGGGGCGATATCCAGATCGAACTGATCAAGACGGATAGCGATGCGCCTTCGCTCTACGCGGGCGAATATGCCGTTCGCGACCGGCTTCACCATATCTGCGTCTTCGTCGACGACATCCAGGAAGCGCGCCGGGCTTGCGCCGAGGCGGGAGCGCAGGTCATCGTCGAAGGCAAGGTCGGCGAGGACGGTGAAGTGATCTATGTCGATCCGGGCAAGGGTCCGGGCCACGTGATCGAGTATCTTCAACCGATGTCGGGTACGGAAGGCCTGTTCCAGATGATGAAGGATGCCGCCCGGGACTGGGACGGTTCCGATCCGATCAGGGTGCTGCAGTAA
- a CDS encoding phosphotransferase, protein MTDVVEANTGTTAVRAGYAFDEAALTAWLETHVEGFEGPLAVEQFKGGQSNPTYKLVTPSRSYVLRRKPPGQLLKGAHAVEREAKVLSALHGAGFPVARVYGLCTDDDVIGTWFYVMEMVEGRIFWDARVPGVSNAERAALYDAMNATLAQLHSFDPEAIGLGDYGRPGNYFARQVGRWSKQYRDDEAAGRDGNMDAVIDWLEANMPEDDGASSVIHGDFRIDNMIFHPTEPRVMAVLDWELSTLGHPLADFAYHAMMYHMPPHIVAGLAGADIVALGIPSEKDYVAAYCRRTGRKDMPGYRYCMAFNFFRLAAIFHGIKGRVIRGTAANAQAKERAEAFPELARLALQASRGELG, encoded by the coding sequence ATGACAGACGTTGTAGAGGCCAATACCGGCACGACTGCGGTCCGCGCAGGCTATGCCTTCGACGAAGCCGCGCTGACCGCGTGGCTGGAGACCCATGTGGAGGGTTTCGAGGGCCCCCTGGCGGTCGAACAGTTCAAGGGCGGACAGTCGAACCCGACCTACAAGCTGGTGACGCCCTCGCGCAGCTACGTGCTGCGGCGCAAGCCGCCGGGCCAGCTGCTCAAGGGCGCCCATGCGGTGGAGCGCGAGGCCAAGGTGCTGTCGGCGCTTCACGGTGCGGGTTTCCCGGTGGCCAGGGTCTATGGCCTGTGCACCGATGACGATGTCATCGGGACCTGGTTCTACGTCATGGAGATGGTCGAAGGGCGCATCTTCTGGGATGCGAGGGTGCCGGGCGTCTCCAACGCGGAGCGCGCGGCGCTCTACGATGCGATGAACGCGACGCTCGCGCAGCTGCATTCCTTCGATCCCGAGGCGATCGGCCTTGGTGACTACGGCAGGCCGGGCAATTACTTCGCGCGCCAGGTGGGGCGCTGGTCGAAGCAGTACCGCGACGACGAGGCTGCGGGCCGCGACGGGAACATGGACGCGGTGATCGACTGGCTCGAGGCGAACATGCCCGAGGACGACGGCGCATCGAGCGTGATCCACGGCGATTTTCGCATCGACAACATGATCTTCCATCCCACCGAGCCGCGGGTTATGGCCGTGCTGGACTGGGAACTGTCGACGCTGGGCCATCCGCTGGCAGACTTCGCCTATCACGCGATGATGTACCACATGCCGCCGCATATCGTGGCCGGGCTGGCCGGAGCCGACATCGTCGCCCTGGGCATTCCCAGCGAAAAGGACTACGTCGCGGCCTATTGCCGGCGCACCGGGCGCAAGGACATGCCGGGCTACCGCTACTGCATGGCCTTCAACTTCTTCCGCCTCGCCGCGATCTTCCACGGCATCAAGGGCCGCGTGATCCGCGGCACCGCAGCCAACGCACAGGCAAAGGAACGCGCCGAGGCCTTTCCAGAGCTCGCCCGGCTCGCGCTGCAGGCCTCGCGCGGGGAACTGGGCTGA
- the rpoZ gene encoding DNA-directed RNA polymerase subunit omega: protein MARVTVEDCVDKIPNRFDLVLLAAQRAREISGGAELTVDRDRDKNPVVALREIAEQTVRPAELKETLITSMQRVLPDDDDEMDDVGSLSQSAEALRITASAPTRNTSIGGDYDG from the coding sequence ATGGCGCGCGTTACTGTCGAAGATTGCGTCGACAAGATTCCCAACCGCTTCGATCTCGTCCTGCTTGCCGCACAGCGTGCGCGTGAGATCTCAGGTGGTGCGGAGCTGACCGTCGACCGCGACCGTGACAAGAATCCGGTTGTTGCCCTGCGCGAGATCGCCGAGCAGACGGTTCGTCCCGCCGAGCTCAAGGAAACGCTCATCACCTCGATGCAGCGCGTGCTGCCCGACGACGATGACGAGATGGACGATGTCGGCTCGCTCAGCCAGTCGGCCGAGGCCCTGCGGATCACCGCTTCGGCGCCGACCCGCAACACCTCGATCGGCGGCGATTACGACGGCTGA
- a CDS encoding ParA family protein: MPRIAGSTSARSSGRAKPSGATIAIYSVKGGVGKTTFAANLAWCAANLSGHRTLLWDLDAAGGSAFLFDLEPRGSRHAEDVFSKEESPERLIQHTTIDGIDVLPADESLRALDTKLIQIGKRKRLAKLTAQLATDYDRIILDCPPVMNEVSAQVVRAADLVIVPLPPSPLSSRAFDLVVREIAGHTRKHPPILPVLSMLDLRRGLHREVLKEHPNWPAIPYASVVEQSAVRQRPVGAFAPQSPAAKQFALLWNAIERKLAERRK, translated from the coding sequence CTGCCCCGCATAGCCGGCAGCACCAGTGCCAGATCATCCGGGAGGGCGAAGCCCTCCGGTGCGACAATCGCCATATACAGTGTCAAGGGCGGCGTAGGTAAGACCACCTTCGCCGCCAATCTTGCGTGGTGCGCGGCCAACTTGTCCGGGCATCGCACCCTGCTGTGGGATCTCGATGCAGCCGGTGGCTCGGCCTTCCTGTTCGACCTTGAGCCCAGGGGATCGCGTCATGCCGAGGATGTGTTCTCGAAAGAAGAATCTCCCGAGCGGCTGATCCAGCATACCACCATCGATGGCATCGACGTTCTGCCGGCCGACGAGAGTCTGCGCGCGCTCGACACCAAGCTCATCCAGATCGGCAAGCGCAAGCGTCTCGCCAAGCTTACCGCGCAGTTGGCGACTGACTACGATCGTATCATCCTAGATTGCCCGCCGGTGATGAACGAGGTGAGCGCGCAGGTCGTGCGCGCAGCGGATCTCGTCATCGTGCCTTTGCCGCCATCGCCGCTTTCGTCGCGGGCCTTCGATCTCGTGGTTCGGGAGATCGCGGGCCATACCCGCAAGCATCCGCCGATCCTGCCGGTACTCTCGATGCTCGACCTGCGGCGCGGGCTGCACCGCGAAGTGCTCAAGGAGCATCCGAACTGGCCTGCCATCCCCTATGCCAGCGTAGTGGAGCAAAGCGCGGTTCGCCAGCGGCCCGTCGGGGCTTTTGCGCCCCAGAGTCCGGCTGCGAAGCAGTTCGCGCTCTTGTGGAATGCGATTGAGCGCAAGCTGGCTGAACGCCGCAAATAG